The DNA region TACCTGGTTGATTTTCCAAGTAGAATGAAGAGGGCTACAACTTGCTAGTTCTCCGCCGTTGATTACACCATCAAGCTCCATTTTCAAGAAAGTCAATCTTTCTTCAAGATCCTTTAAACCCCATGATTTTTCACTCAAATTCTTAACCATTTCCATCGAAAATCGATGCTTCAAGAACCCAGAAACCatccaagaaaaccctaactcCAACCCGAAAACAACCGCCAATCCAAAAATCAACCTCATCAGCAAAACCCCAAACCCGAATGCACTCTTCCTCCGCTTCACCTTCGCGTGAAAACTCACCCTCGCTGTAGAATTCAGCGGAGGGGAAATAGACGAAGAAGCAGACCTGTTGCTACTCGATTTGGGGGTCGAAAGAGTAGTCGATGGGCTGTGAGAAACCGGGATTTCTGGAAAATGAAGCTTTCGAGCCACGGGTATGGGTATGGGTTCCAACGATGGCATCTCTATCACACTGGTGGACTTCTTTTCCGATGTTCCTGCAATGAGAAGATTACAATCTCCGTGAATTTCATAGTCGGGCATTGATATGACACATGCAGAAGAAACTAGAGAGGCAGAGATATAATTAAAGAGAGTATGTTTCATGATACAATTAGCAAGATTTACGCTTGACGGA from Capsicum annuum cultivar UCD-10X-F1 unplaced genomic scaffold, UCD10Xv1.1 ctg57025, whole genome shotgun sequence includes:
- the LOC124893293 gene encoding uncharacterized protein LOC124893293, translated to MKSPQISTLSSSDPESVIVIESGDKEMYYFPIYRKDANCEICMALDKDVNCEICTALDLIYKKPIYKPEPSEVSSACVISMPDYEIHGDCNLLIAGTSEKKSTSVIEMPSLEPIPIPVARKLHFPEIPVSHSPSTTLSTPKSSSNRSASSSISPPLNSTARVSFHAKVKRRKSAFGFGVLLMRLIFGLAVVFGLELGFSWMVSGFLKHRFSMEMVKNLSEKSWGLKDLEERLTFLKMELDGVINGGELA